The window TTAAGTTAGGTTGCTCTTGtaactttatgtttttttttataatatatgtatatatattagaatgACATTGATCCAATAGCTAGTTCAGTTTACAAAATTTTCGAATCCATCCCTACTTACAACCGAAGCACACAACGATTACTTTGCTACACACATTGCATTTGTGGTCGTTCTTTGCATGGATATCTTTTGGTTTAACCATATTTTAAGTAGTGACTGTTACACGATAAGGTCGACTTTAgagatacaaaattttaatttatgtttaatatattaattaatttcttttgaagggagaaaaattttcaaacatctgtcattttttatcttacctaaataaagataaatttatttagttacttattattatatatttgacaGATTTTCAGTCAACTACCTTAATTCACCTTTTggtcaaatattattttaacgttctcttttatttgttgtgatttttcttttattaaaaggGAGAGTATGAACAGGATAACAATCAAAGACTTTCAAAGCAATTATCTAGCATTTCAAAACAAAGGTAGTTTCGGAAGGGGCTGTACTTTACTTTCGTGTTCAAATAGACTCCACAATATAGAACAGATCATGTTCAAATAAGGTCATCTAATCAGATGTAACTTCATCTTGTTGGCTAAAATAATTGTTGGGCATaatgatatatgatatatgatatattgtATCAGAAAGTAAGGGAGTATCAGATAATTTGATGGGTGTTTTCATTAATCAAAGGCATTAAATGAGAGGAGGAACAATCAAACATCTAGAAGAGTTACTGTTAATTATAGGATGGTCAAAATTTTGAGCTTTAAATCCAGACTGGGGATTAAAAACTGAACAGCACAAATGGAGATTTCTGAAATGAGCAGCACTGGAGAACTGCAGCTTCCTTCCCCTACATGACTACACTAATTCCCTATCTACATTCCTACAAACTAAGATATGCGACTACGATATTTCAATACTTGAAAGTTTCTTAATatgcttttcattttctatgaTTTTGAATCCCTTGGTCCATTCTCAAAATATAAAGGTCAAACCAATCAAATGTATCatataaaagaatcaaacagaaaattgaaagactTTACATGGGATGGAATTTGATGATAATGATGCTTTCTTAAGTTCCTATTTAATGGCATGCCAACATTTAAAGCAAGGTAATTAGCAAGAAAAAAGTAGGTAGTAGTAGGCtagagaaaatgaaagtgaaaCCAAGCAAGAGGAAGAGCATTACGTTGATTATCATACATTATTTACTTATCACACGGAGAAACCAAGCACTTAAAAACTCAGGACATAGAATGTTAAAAAGCTTGAAACAACACAGTTTAAATATCCAAGCTGGGGAAGTTTGGCTTGTTATGCTCATCATTTGGCTTCAGAGGCGCCGATAGATTTGTCACTCGTGTGACTTGGGGAGTTTGCTGGGGTTGATCTCGCTGCACAGATTGCAGTAGATAGGATATGAATATGGATGCATACAGAGTGGCCCTAAAGCTCGCGGAGGAgccaaatattttaaactgatgaaaagaaaaagaaaaaacaaacttttcttCAATCAGATGGTAATCAAAAGACAATGCAGTCtttattaaaactttataataaatggtttttctattttacgTTTCCTTAACTTGCTACATGCATTGTGGACCTTTCAAATAATGTTTCACATGCATATCAATTTGTAAGCGAAAAGAAACTTAGAATAGTTTTACTCAGGTTTCTCTCTGATGCTGTCTGTGAAATAACAATGtctaacaaacacaaaaattataaatgttcTTAATGTTAAGCCCCAAATTGGATAACCCAATTTTGGCTCACTACAAAACAATGTATGATCAATAATGTCATTTCTATGGGAGAGAAACATTGCAAAGTTTGGTCTGCTCATGTATGCATTTCTCCTTGATCTTCCTCTTTTCTGTGTAGTGGGAAGTTCTTACTTAAAAGCAGTTGCtatggttttttcttctttttcacaCTGCTTTATTTTAAAGGGGTGAATTCTAATCGAAGGGATAAAAATGAAGATAGAGGTTAGAATACATTTTGACAAAGCTCCGATCAGACATTTTTTGAATGCGTTGAAACCCCTAACAGATTTAGTATAGGTCACTTTCTTAACTTTAAGctctttacaaaatatatatatacaatcaTTAGTCTGGTTTACAAAATTTCTGCTTGAAACCGAAGCACACAACAGTGACCTTGTTGGAGGTGTTGTGTCATTGTATTTGTGATCATTCCTTGCATGGACATCTTTTGGTTTAACCATATTTGTTGAAGTAGTAACATTTCGTAAGGACAgtatgaaatacaaaattttaattttgaatctaatatattaattaatttcttttggagaaacaaaaattttcaaacatctGTTATTTCCTAACTTACctaaataaagtattttaaataataaatttatttagttacaATACATAATTTCGAATACTActtgttattatatatttaacagATTTTCGGTCGACTACCTCTAATTCACCGTTTGGACAAATATTATTTGGACgttctcttttatttgttgtgaTTTTTGAAACCCATAAGTATTATAAATCATCTTTATGAACCACATTATAAGATTGGAagtaattaactttaaaactCAAGCATACAGTACAGATCATGTTCGATCGTCTAATCAGATGCAACTTCATCTTGTTTGCTAAAATAATTGTTCGGCATAAcgatatatatgatatattgtGTTATTGTGTCAGAAAGTAAGGGAGCATCAGATAATTTGATGGGTGTTTTCCATTAATCAAAGGCATAAAAAGAGAGTAGGAACAATCAAACGTCTAAAAAGTACTGTTAATTATAGGATGGAGCTTTAAATCCAGACTGGGGACTTAAAATTGAACAGCACAAATGGAGATATCTGAAATGAGCAGCAGCACAAGAGATCAACTACGGCTTCCTTCCCCTACATGACTACACTAATTCATTCCCTATCTACATTCCTACAAACCAAGCTAATGCGACTACCATATTTAAATAactgaaattttgttgatgacAAAATTACTGAATGcctatttattaataatagaccATGGGCTCTTCATTTCTGGTCAAATCTTATCCTATCCTACTTATGCAAATCGCaaaaaaagacttttgtcACCTTTGTTTAGGATTTCTCTTCGTCTGGCGGTTCAGGGACGGAATCAACGAAGAACTCCTCCACTGAGATAAAAATTAGATGTTAGCGAGTGAGTAGCCACATGACAAGCTATGTACATACATACTGGTTTATAATCGATTTTTGGGCTTTCTTAGATATGTAAGTGAAATGTTATATCTACGCCATCCAACTTTGCATGGACGGCCCAGATACTTCTGAGTTGCAAGTCATActtgaagaaagagaagactAACGTATGTTGTATAAATGTAAATTGCACTTACTATATAAATCTAATTAACATTCGTCAAATCTTTTGTCATTATGAAATCTTATAGaacaatatatacatatatatcaaacaagGGCAAAAGAAGGGTTTAGTTATATCAAACAATTCACACACCTATATCTTCTTGCTCCGGTGAATCAAGTAAAATTTCTGAGTCCGAGGGCAAAAAAGGAGAACCAGGGTAGTTACCTAATGGTCCTAAATCTGCACGAAATTGAAAAGATAGCATCAATATGCTTCGTGTTATTCCAAGAGGAATGAAAACCACCAATGGAAATAGGATTTTACATTCTTATTCAAAGTTCTTTCCTAAAAGCTATCAAATTCTAATAAAGCAACACAAGACTATTCCATCCGGAAGACTAACAAAAGATAGAAACAAGAAAACTTCATAAAAAATTGACTGAGGAAGTAAATTactggaaaatgaaaataaaaattaaatttacatcaTACTAGAGTAAAAGGCCCCTGTTACCTCCCAAATTTGATAAATCTGTTGTAAGATCCAGGTTAAAATTCCACTGTATCTGATCCAATGATCTGAGAGAATCCCTAGAATTTCCAGCTCCACCATCTTGTGAAAGTTGCAGACCCACCGAACTTACCATGTCTGATGTAAATGCAGTATCGAGCGCAGAAGTATCTACTCCAATTCCAGATATTTCTGGAGCAGTGAATGAGAAATGACCACTGGATGCCACTGATGTAGGACTCAGAGACATCTCTGAAAGGGAGGACATGTTACCGTTTGGTGGAATAACAGGAACCATATCGGCCTCGCTGTTCATCAACATACTTCAATAAGGATGAGTATTAGATGCAATAAAATGACTAACAGTTCAAGCGAAAAATGATTTGTGTAGAGGTTATGAAGCTACTGAAGGTAAATACCGTATTGCTACCCTCCATATGTATTCTTAAAAGCTCTCTTATAGTTAGCATATGAATCCTAGAGCCTACGTCTTAGCCACAGATCAATTGTCCCGTGAAAATTAATACAGTTTCGTATCACTGGATGCAGTTCCTCTTGCTTAATTTCTAACCCGAAACTTCAGTAAAAATTTGCATGCAAAATCAACCAATCACATGAAATGAACATGGCAGATTATTTTGTAGGCGTATTTAGCCAAGTACTAATGTTAAGATGATATCATGACAAGACTAGTAGCATGAGCCATCACAACCCATGTAAGTGATAATGCTAACTAGATTGACAAGGATGCTTGCTTATTGGACATGGCAAATTCTTTTTCTgtatcatatttttcttctaagttTGAACATATTTCCACTGCATGCAATCTTATTGgccattttataaattttatattgttttgtttcatcAAGGACATGGTATTTAATGTTTTAGGATGTATGTCAGTAACGGCTTTGCTAGGGCAGCTTCCTTACTCGTTCCCAGAGTTCATCCTAATAGGATGGAAGTTACTAGGTGCAGGAACTCCATTAACAACATGGCAGCTTGAGATTCCAGAGCCCATGGTATCCAAATGGGGTTGACCTGGCATTGACATAGGAGGTTGTTGAAGGACTGGATATCCCATCGGTAAGTTGTTAACTGCACTGAAAACAAGTAGTGATGAAGAACAACGAAATGCCAGTATCTTGCAAGATTTAACTATCTAACTTCAAATACATAAACTCGGGTTATCTTAGAAGAGCTACAACTAGACTTGGCATCCAAGAGCACACGGTATCCAGAACCCATGAATGGTTTACAACTAGGCTCGCACTTTCAGGGGGATTTTTCTCTTAAAGCACAAAATAATCTTcacaattaatattaatgaGCTACATAACACACAAAAAATAGCTCAAAATTATGTTTCTCACTTGCACGGACCCCAAACAAATAAGCAggataaaaattaattcaccATCTTAGTTTATATTGCTTCATatttaatctatagtttaCAAATCACAATCTGCAGCTTACAATAATAATTGTGCAACAAGGGGAAAGAACTGAGCTAGATGTTTAAGTAATCAGTGTAAGAAAATGAGAGCTTACCAGACATAGGATGAATTCCATTCTGCATAGGAGCTAAAGGAACTTTGGGAGGCATGGAATAGTTCATGAGACGGTATTGATGTTCAAGCAAATGATTAAAAAGGAGGATTtgctttttcaattttaacctTATGTAATAAGCTCTGAAAAAATCAGCATTCTCTTC of the Cucumis sativus cultivar 9930 chromosome 3, Cucumber_9930_V3, whole genome shotgun sequence genome contains:
- the LOC101210568 gene encoding uncharacterized protein LOC101210568 isoform X2 codes for the protein MKTAQRAQDTKKALDETENNLSNNNKTEAPITDAGSVSGSNNDGKKVSHQDIEFVQNLIERCLQLYMNRDEVVKTLLNRARIDPGFTSLVWQKLEEENADFFRAYYIRLKLKKQILLFNHLLEHQYRLMNYSMPPKVPLAPMQNGIHPMSVNNLPMGYPVLQQPPMSMPGQPHLDTMGSGISSCHVVNGVPAPSNFHPIRMNSGNDEADMVPVIPPNGNMSSLSEMSLSPTSVASSGHFSFTAPEISGIGVDTSALDTAFTSDMVSSVGLQLSQDGGAGNSRDSLRSLDQIQWNFNLDLTTDLSNLGDLGPLGNYPGSPFLPSDSEILLDSPEQEDIVEEFFVDSVPEPPDEEKS
- the LOC101210568 gene encoding uncharacterized protein LOC101210568 isoform X1 yields the protein MKTAQRAQDTKKALDETENNLSNNNKTEAPITDAGSVSGSNNDGKKVSHQDIEFVQNLIERCLQLYMNRDEVVKTLLNRARIDPGFTSLVWQKLEEENADFFRAYYIRLKLKKQILLFNHLLEHQYRLMNYSMPPKVPLAPMQNGIHPMSVNNLPMGYPVLQQPPMSMPGQPHLDTMGSGISSCHVVNGVPAPSNFHPIRMNSGNDMLMNSEADMVPVIPPNGNMSSLSEMSLSPTSVASSGHFSFTAPEISGIGVDTSALDTAFTSDMVSSVGLQLSQDGGAGNSRDSLRSLDQIQWNFNLDLTTDLSNLGDLGPLGNYPGSPFLPSDSEILLDSPEQEDIVEEFFVDSVPEPPDEEKS